Proteins co-encoded in one Oreochromis aureus strain Israel breed Guangdong linkage group 3, ZZ_aureus, whole genome shotgun sequence genomic window:
- the LOC120437529 gene encoding coxsackievirus and adenovirus receptor homolog, with product MERLGFFVWPGNNNQNDITAKAGQNVTLPCQAPNNNIILGVEWSRADLGDEYLLFYRDGRFDLENQHPSFKNRVDLQDKQMKDGDVSLILNNVTTNDTGTYECRVKTGTQRRKRAILNGDPISIITLNVDPPGQTAELTVAPVGLIAGLSVPAVLLVAAVVGFVCYRKHKQQQSQDSYQPPVEL from the exons ATGGAGAGATTAGGATTTTTTGTCTGGCCAGGGAACAACA accagaatGACATAACAGCTAAAGCTGGACAGAACGTCACTCTGCCATGTcaagctccaaacaacaacatcatcttaggtgtagagtggagcagagctgacctgggagatgAATATCTTCTTTTTTATCGGGATGGGCGATTTGATCTAgaaaaccagcatccatcttttaagaaccgggtggatctgcaagacaaacagatgaaggatggagacgtgtctttgattctgaacaaTGTGACGactaatgacactggaacatacgagtgtcgtgtCAAGACAGGAACACAACGTAGAAAGAGAGCAATTTTAAATGGTGACCCCATCAGCATCATCACACTGaatgttgatcctccag gtcagacagcaGAACTCACAGTTGCACCTGTTGGACTCATCGCTGGTCTGAGTGTTCCTGCTGtgcttcttgttgctgctgttgttggttttgtgtgctacagaaaacataaacaacagcagAGTCAGGATTCATACCAGCCTCCTGTTGAACTGTAG